A section of the Sceloporus undulatus isolate JIND9_A2432 ecotype Alabama chromosome 3, SceUnd_v1.1, whole genome shotgun sequence genome encodes:
- the LOC121925311 gene encoding vitelline membrane outer layer protein 1-like: MDLSISTVLFLILSCCLSDIETRNYNSIITVPNGGPWGAWGNVDFCPQGYAHGFSLKIESYFPEQDDTALNGIRLYCTDGSVIESKVAPWGSWTPIQYCPKGKLVSFSLRVEEHQGNGDDTAANNIQFACKDGTELMGQGLHWGSFGPWSHRCPYGFVCGIQSKVEDYQGKGDDTALNDVRLFCCR, encoded by the exons ATGGACCTCTCCATCAGCACTGTCCTCTTCTTGATCCTCTCCTGCTGCCTCTCGGATATAGAAACTCGAAATTATAACTCTATCATCACGGTGCCGAATGGAGGACCATGGGGTGCTTGGGGGAATGTTGATTTTTGTCCTCAAGGTTATGCTCATGGTTTTTCACTGAAG ATAGAATCATACTTTCCTGAACAGGATGATACAGCCTTGAATGGAATCCGTTTGTACTGTACTGATGGTTCAGTAATTGAGTCTAAAGTTGCACC GTGGGGAAGCTGGACACCCATTCAGTATTGTCCAAAAGGCAAACTGGTCTCTTTCTCTCTAAGAGTAGAAGAACATCAAGGGAATGGTGATGACACAGCTGCCAACAACATCCAGTTTGCCTGTAAAGATGGAACTGAACTTATGGGCCAAGGGCTGCATTGGGGTAGTTTTGGCCCATGGAGCCACCGCTGCCCCTATGGATTTGTCTGTGGGATTCAGTCAAAGGTGGAGGATTACCAAGGGAAGGGTGATGACACAGCCCTCAATGATGTGCGGCTGTTCTGTTGTAGATGA